A single Brassica napus cultivar Da-Ae unplaced genomic scaffold, Da-Ae ScsIHWf_2451;HRSCAF=3164, whole genome shotgun sequence DNA region contains:
- the LOC125601126 gene encoding cysteine proteinase inhibitor 6-like: protein MKSSFFFVVVLSLSSIFISSLIATFSKDDMAMLGGVRDVPANENSVEVESLARFAVDEHNKKENALLEFARVVKAKEQVVAGTMHHLTLEIIEAGKKKLYEAKVWVKPWLNFKELQEFKPASDDGAPSTTITPSDLGCKKGEMHLDGGKFQEMIQKCSTLLIMLSRLYSRGLTLCFLMNSKRLFMPTLRSVGRLQSTTWF from the exons ATGAAAAGCagtttcttcttcgtcgttgttctctctctctcctccatcttcatttcctctctgaTCGCTACTTTCTCCAAAGACGACATGGCCATGCTCGGAGGCGTTCGCGATGTACCTGCTAACGAGAACAGTGTCGAGGTCGAGAGCCTCGCTCGTTTCGCTGTCGATGAGCATAACAAGAAAGAG AATGCACTGCTCGAGTTTGCGAGAGTGGTGAAGGCGAAAGAGCAAGTTGTGGCGGGAACGATGCACCACCTGACTCTGGAGATCATCGAGGCTGGGAAGAAGAAGCTTTACGAGGCTAAAGTGTGGGTGAAGCCTTGGTTGAACTTCAAGGAGTTGCAGGAGTTCAAGCCTGCTAGTGATGATGGTGCCCCTTCTACTACCATCACTCCCTCAGATCTTGGCTGCAAGAAAG GAGAAATGCATCTGGATGGAGGGAAGTTCCAGGAGATGATCCAGAAGTGCAGCACGTTGCTGATCATGCTGTCAAGACTATACAGCAGAGGTctaactctttgtttccttatgAACTCCAAGAGGTTGTTCATGCCAACGCTGAG GTCAGTGGGGAGGCTGCAAAGTACAACATGGTTCTGA